A single genomic interval of Pseudochaenichthys georgianus chromosome 3, fPseGeo1.2, whole genome shotgun sequence harbors:
- the LOC117462939 gene encoding ubiquitin-like protein 7 isoform X1, with translation MMSKPPKKIKLEVAMTSSEWRLSLKMMDQPKSTFHFPDMMPGDVPPGGYRIATVKQLVAAQIPDSFPDPELIEFVHCGRKLKDDLTLDACGIQPGSTLHILKKTWPESESRSEPVNRATAAREFRVFHAALHSLNSAYRDSVYKMLTNKESLDQIIVATPGLRLDPVALGVLQDKDLFVQFTDPSMLDVLISSHPALVNAIILVLHSVAGSMPAQASASSSRNVSASSYSDMPGERGRGATTDYSETQGGFMFEGMSDDEDDFQSGSPAGPSHRAGGSAGIRPVSLSHSGATGPRPITQSELATALALASTPDSSAVTPTTSSQSDPSSGVAPMPAGTPVSNDLFSQALQQALQASNMSALQGRWQSQMQQLRDMGIQDEDLMLRVLQATDGDIQSALELIFAGGPGL, from the exons ATGATGTCAAAACCCCCCAAAAAGATTAAGCTGGAG GTAGCGATGACTTCTTCAGAATGGCGCCTGTCTCTGAAGATGATGGATCAGCCCAAATCCACCTTCCACTTCCCAGACATGATGCCTGGGGACGTTCCTCCTGGAGGATACAGAATCGCCACTGTAAAACAGCTTGTCGCAGCACAGATCCCAGACTCCTTCCCAGACCCTGAACTAATAG AGTTTGTCCACTGTGGTCGGAAGCTTAAGGATGACCTTACTCTGGATGCCTGCGGGATTCAACCGGGATCCACCTTACACATCCTCAAAAAGACCTGGCCAGAGTCAGAGAGCCGCTCAG AGCCTGTGAACAGAGCAACAGCAGCCAGGGAGTTCAGGGTGTTTCACGCTGCTCTCCACTCTCTAAACTCTGCCTACAGAGACTCG GTTTATAAAATGCTGACAAATAAAGAGTCTCTGGATCAGATCATCGTGGCCACACCCGGGCTCAGGTTAGACCCAGTTGCCTTAG GCGTGCTTCAAGACAAAGATCTCTTCGTGCAGTTCACAGACCCCAGCATGCTGGATGT ATTGATCTCTTCACACCCGGCCCTCGTCAATGCCATCATCCTGGTGCTGCACTCTGTGGCCGGCAGCATGCCCGCTCAGGCCAGCGCCAGCTCCTCTCGCAACGTCTCCGCCAGCTCCTACAGCGACATGCCAGGTGAGCGAGGACGGGGTGCAACAACAGATTACAGTGAAACACAAG GGGGCTTCATGTTTGAGGGCATGTCTGACGATGAGGACGACTTCCAGTCC gggagCCCCGCGGGTCCCTCACACAGAGCAGGAGGCTCAGCGGGAATACGCCCAGTGTCTCTGAGCCACAGCGGAGCGACGGGCCCTCGACCAATAACGCAGAGCGAGCTGGCCACAGCTTTGGCCCTCGCCAGCACGCCTGACAGCAGCGCGGTCACTCCAACAACTTCTAGCCAG TCGGACCCCTCTAGTGGCGTAGCCCCCATGCCAGCAGGGACCCCAGTGAGTAACGATCTCTTCAGCCAGGCACTGCAGCAAGCTCTGCAAGCCTCCAACATGTCGGCTCTACAG GGCCGCTGGCAGTCCCAGATGCAGCAGCTCAGGGACATGGGGATCCAGGACGAGGACCTGATGCTGAGGGTGCTGCAGGCCACAGATGGTGACATCCAATCTGCCCTGGAGCTCATATTTGCTGGAGGCCCCGGACTCTGA
- the LOC117462939 gene encoding ubiquitin-like protein 7 isoform X3 produces the protein MMSKPPKKIKLEVAMTSSEWRLSLKMMDQPKSTFHFPDMMPGDVPPGGYRIATVKQLVAAQIPDSFPDPELIEFVHCGRKLKDDLTLDACGIQPGSTLHILKKTWPESESRSEPVNRATAAREFRVFHAALHSLNSAYRDSVYKMLTNKESLDQIIVATPGLRLDPVALGVLQDKDLFVQFTDPSMLDVLISSHPALVNAIILVLHSVAGSMPAQASASSSRNVSASSYSDMPGGFMFEGMSDDEDDFQSGSPAGPSHRAGGSAGIRPVSLSHSGATGPRPITQSELATALALASTPDSSAVTPTTSSQSDPSSGVAPMPAGTPVSNDLFSQALQQALQASNMSALQGRWQSQMQQLRDMGIQDEDLMLRVLQATDGDIQSALELIFAGGPGL, from the exons ATGATGTCAAAACCCCCCAAAAAGATTAAGCTGGAG GTAGCGATGACTTCTTCAGAATGGCGCCTGTCTCTGAAGATGATGGATCAGCCCAAATCCACCTTCCACTTCCCAGACATGATGCCTGGGGACGTTCCTCCTGGAGGATACAGAATCGCCACTGTAAAACAGCTTGTCGCAGCACAGATCCCAGACTCCTTCCCAGACCCTGAACTAATAG AGTTTGTCCACTGTGGTCGGAAGCTTAAGGATGACCTTACTCTGGATGCCTGCGGGATTCAACCGGGATCCACCTTACACATCCTCAAAAAGACCTGGCCAGAGTCAGAGAGCCGCTCAG AGCCTGTGAACAGAGCAACAGCAGCCAGGGAGTTCAGGGTGTTTCACGCTGCTCTCCACTCTCTAAACTCTGCCTACAGAGACTCG GTTTATAAAATGCTGACAAATAAAGAGTCTCTGGATCAGATCATCGTGGCCACACCCGGGCTCAGGTTAGACCCAGTTGCCTTAG GCGTGCTTCAAGACAAAGATCTCTTCGTGCAGTTCACAGACCCCAGCATGCTGGATGT ATTGATCTCTTCACACCCGGCCCTCGTCAATGCCATCATCCTGGTGCTGCACTCTGTGGCCGGCAGCATGCCCGCTCAGGCCAGCGCCAGCTCCTCTCGCAACGTCTCCGCCAGCTCCTACAGCGACATGCCAG GGGGCTTCATGTTTGAGGGCATGTCTGACGATGAGGACGACTTCCAGTCC gggagCCCCGCGGGTCCCTCACACAGAGCAGGAGGCTCAGCGGGAATACGCCCAGTGTCTCTGAGCCACAGCGGAGCGACGGGCCCTCGACCAATAACGCAGAGCGAGCTGGCCACAGCTTTGGCCCTCGCCAGCACGCCTGACAGCAGCGCGGTCACTCCAACAACTTCTAGCCAG TCGGACCCCTCTAGTGGCGTAGCCCCCATGCCAGCAGGGACCCCAGTGAGTAACGATCTCTTCAGCCAGGCACTGCAGCAAGCTCTGCAAGCCTCCAACATGTCGGCTCTACAG GGCCGCTGGCAGTCCCAGATGCAGCAGCTCAGGGACATGGGGATCCAGGACGAGGACCTGATGCTGAGGGTGCTGCAGGCCACAGATGGTGACATCCAATCTGCCCTGGAGCTCATATTTGCTGGAGGCCCCGGACTCTGA
- the LOC117462939 gene encoding ubiquitin-like protein 7 isoform X2 encodes MTSSEWRLSLKMMDQPKSTFHFPDMMPGDVPPGGYRIATVKQLVAAQIPDSFPDPELIEFVHCGRKLKDDLTLDACGIQPGSTLHILKKTWPESESRSEPVNRATAAREFRVFHAALHSLNSAYRDSVYKMLTNKESLDQIIVATPGLRLDPVALGVLQDKDLFVQFTDPSMLDVLISSHPALVNAIILVLHSVAGSMPAQASASSSRNVSASSYSDMPGERGRGATTDYSETQGGFMFEGMSDDEDDFQSGSPAGPSHRAGGSAGIRPVSLSHSGATGPRPITQSELATALALASTPDSSAVTPTTSSQSDPSSGVAPMPAGTPVSNDLFSQALQQALQASNMSALQGRWQSQMQQLRDMGIQDEDLMLRVLQATDGDIQSALELIFAGGPGL; translated from the exons ATGACTTCTTCAGAATGGCGCCTGTCTCTGAAGATGATGGATCAGCCCAAATCCACCTTCCACTTCCCAGACATGATGCCTGGGGACGTTCCTCCTGGAGGATACAGAATCGCCACTGTAAAACAGCTTGTCGCAGCACAGATCCCAGACTCCTTCCCAGACCCTGAACTAATAG AGTTTGTCCACTGTGGTCGGAAGCTTAAGGATGACCTTACTCTGGATGCCTGCGGGATTCAACCGGGATCCACCTTACACATCCTCAAAAAGACCTGGCCAGAGTCAGAGAGCCGCTCAG AGCCTGTGAACAGAGCAACAGCAGCCAGGGAGTTCAGGGTGTTTCACGCTGCTCTCCACTCTCTAAACTCTGCCTACAGAGACTCG GTTTATAAAATGCTGACAAATAAAGAGTCTCTGGATCAGATCATCGTGGCCACACCCGGGCTCAGGTTAGACCCAGTTGCCTTAG GCGTGCTTCAAGACAAAGATCTCTTCGTGCAGTTCACAGACCCCAGCATGCTGGATGT ATTGATCTCTTCACACCCGGCCCTCGTCAATGCCATCATCCTGGTGCTGCACTCTGTGGCCGGCAGCATGCCCGCTCAGGCCAGCGCCAGCTCCTCTCGCAACGTCTCCGCCAGCTCCTACAGCGACATGCCAGGTGAGCGAGGACGGGGTGCAACAACAGATTACAGTGAAACACAAG GGGGCTTCATGTTTGAGGGCATGTCTGACGATGAGGACGACTTCCAGTCC gggagCCCCGCGGGTCCCTCACACAGAGCAGGAGGCTCAGCGGGAATACGCCCAGTGTCTCTGAGCCACAGCGGAGCGACGGGCCCTCGACCAATAACGCAGAGCGAGCTGGCCACAGCTTTGGCCCTCGCCAGCACGCCTGACAGCAGCGCGGTCACTCCAACAACTTCTAGCCAG TCGGACCCCTCTAGTGGCGTAGCCCCCATGCCAGCAGGGACCCCAGTGAGTAACGATCTCTTCAGCCAGGCACTGCAGCAAGCTCTGCAAGCCTCCAACATGTCGGCTCTACAG GGCCGCTGGCAGTCCCAGATGCAGCAGCTCAGGGACATGGGGATCCAGGACGAGGACCTGATGCTGAGGGTGCTGCAGGCCACAGATGGTGACATCCAATCTGCCCTGGAGCTCATATTTGCTGGAGGCCCCGGACTCTGA